In Daphnia pulex isolate KAP4 chromosome 7, ASM2113471v1, one genomic interval encodes:
- the LOC124198258 gene encoding mitochondrial import inner membrane translocase subunit TIM14-like, which produces MSTAIVVGLGLAAVGFAGRTLLRSAPTMTTKFNEILKQFPMDTESLLGSKYYKGGFDAKMSKREASLILGVSPTANKIRVKEAHKRIMLANHPDRGGSPYLAAKINEAKDFMDNLK; this is translated from the exons ATG TCAACAGCGATAGTTGTTGGTCTTGGACTGGCTGCTGTCGGATTTGCTGGTCGCACACTGCTTCGATCTGCTCCCACAATGACGACGAAGTTTAACGAAATACTCAAGCAGTTTCCTATGGATACTGAG tCTCTTCTTGGAAGCAAGTACTACAAAGGTGGTTTTGATGCCAAAATGTCCAAAAGAGAAGCATCTTTAATACTTGGTGTATCACCAACAGCCAACAAAATCAGAGTGAAAGAAGCCCATAAAAGAATAATGCTTGCAAATCACCCAGATAGAGGTGGCTCACCATATTTAGCAGCTAAGATAAATGAAGCAAAAGATTTCATggataatttgaaataa